In Sphingobacterium zeae, one genomic interval encodes:
- the rsmD gene encoding 16S rRNA (guanine(966)-N(2))-methyltransferase RsmD: MRIIGGRLGGLRLNPPTNLPVRPTTDIAKEALFNILQNKLDFDGLECLDLFAGTGNISFELASRDVGHVDAIDLHFKCVQYIIDTAEKMKLEQIKARKSDVFKFIASCKHTYDFIFADPPYDIPKLPQLPKLIFDQQLLREGGLLVVEHPSTRQMEDHPNFIETRKYGYSSFSFYAKTN; this comes from the coding sequence ATGCGAATAATCGGAGGTCGTTTAGGTGGCTTAAGGCTCAATCCACCAACAAATTTACCTGTGCGACCAACCACGGATATCGCCAAAGAAGCACTGTTTAATATTTTACAGAACAAGCTGGATTTTGATGGTTTAGAGTGTCTGGATCTTTTCGCAGGAACAGGGAATATTAGTTTTGAGCTCGCATCGCGGGATGTAGGGCATGTCGATGCGATAGACCTTCATTTCAAATGCGTGCAATACATCATTGATACAGCGGAGAAGATGAAATTGGAGCAGATTAAAGCTAGGAAATCCGATGTGTTTAAATTCATTGCTAGCTGTAAGCATACTTATGATTTTATTTTTGCCGATCCACCTTATGATATTCCTAAATTGCCACAATTGCCAAAACTAATTTTTGACCAACAATTACTGCGTGAAGGTGGGCTCCTTGTTGTTGAGCATCCGTCAACAAGGCAGATGGAAGATCATCCAAATTTTATAGAAACTAGAAAATACGGGTATTCATCATTTTCTTTTTACGCTAAGACTAACTAA
- a CDS encoding DPP IV N-terminal domain-containing protein yields MDRSNYLKAVKNEKDSTIVEHQITKDGVQYYAWGGDEYSTTTGEEKDKDNEPKRKRVWISWSPDGRYFTLSRKDNRSLKPLWVINNVGSSRPTLESYKYQMPGEVDSTETELYIFDANAKTPRRINVSAFKNQTLSTWTKTPDKNSYKEDYFINYWLGTNEEFYISRSSRDLKRIDLLKVNINGTVNTIIQERSNVYLDVQKPLLIENKKQLVHWSERDGWGHYYLYDTNGKLINQITKGAFHTEEITGLDPASGTLFFTASGREKNEDPYYLHQYSINTNGAGMKLLNPGNFDHQVEMSESSKYFVNNSSRVNTTPESVLYNSNGPKSNDIGKGRSVVTFCCRLQISGTF; encoded by the coding sequence ATGGACAGATCCAATTACCTTAAAGCGGTAAAAAATGAAAAGGACAGCACAATTGTAGAACACCAGATTACAAAAGACGGTGTACAATATTATGCTTGGGGCGGCGATGAATACAGCACTACTACAGGTGAAGAAAAAGATAAAGACAATGAACCTAAACGTAAGCGGGTATGGATCAGCTGGTCGCCAGATGGTCGTTATTTTACCTTGAGCAGAAAGGACAACCGTTCATTAAAACCTTTGTGGGTAATCAATAATGTTGGCTCATCCCGCCCAACACTTGAATCGTATAAATACCAAATGCCAGGTGAGGTCGATTCGACAGAGACTGAACTCTATATCTTTGATGCAAATGCAAAAACTCCACGCCGCATCAATGTTTCCGCGTTTAAAAATCAGACCCTCTCAACCTGGACAAAAACTCCGGATAAAAATTCGTATAAGGAAGATTACTTTATCAACTACTGGTTAGGCACTAATGAAGAGTTTTACATTTCACGTTCTAGCCGCGACCTCAAACGGATTGACCTCCTAAAAGTCAATATAAATGGTACGGTAAACACCATTATCCAGGAGCGTTCCAATGTATATCTGGATGTTCAAAAACCATTGTTGATTGAAAATAAAAAGCAATTAGTCCACTGGTCAGAAAGAGATGGCTGGGGCCACTACTACCTTTACGACACGAATGGAAAATTGATCAATCAAATTACAAAAGGTGCCTTTCATACGGAGGAAATTACCGGTTTAGACCCTGCTTCAGGAACACTATTTTTTACCGCATCGGGCCGTGAGAAAAACGAAGACCCTTATTATTTACATCAATACAGTATAAATACAAATGGCGCTGGCATGAAACTTTTAAACCCGGGGAATTTTGATCACCAGGTGGAAATGAGTGAATCTTCAAAGTATTTTGTCAATAATTCCTCCAGGGTAAACACAACGCCCGAATCTGTCTTATACAATAGCAATGGACCAAAAAGTAATGACATTGGAAAAGGCCGATCTGTCGTTACTTTTTGCTGCAGGTTACAAATTTCCGGAACCTTTTAA
- a CDS encoding ATP-dependent DNA helicase, whose amino-acid sequence MFIKNLLIQQFPWQATDQQLEAFGLLEEFLLAFDKQSCFVLKGYAGTGKTTLISTLVKVLPALRKKAVLLAPTGRAAKVITYYSGRKALTIHKKIYRKKSAVSFQLDFTLAENLYEDTLFIIDEASMISNAPVNAFSGSLLDDLIRYVQSGKNCTLLFVGDTAQLPPVGLLDSPALNPSYLESEFHLCVYPFELTSVVRQSRDSGILYNATKIREEITSAEEDQDNFPFPKFITKGFKDLYRMTGERLIEGINYAYDKYGLENTMIICRSNRSANLYNQNIRNRILFRDEELTGGDYIMVVKNNYFWLQENNMGDGFIANGDMAKVRKVSNIHDQHGFRFADVTLEFVDIDEIEPITCRVILDSLYTDSPNLPYETQKTLYEEIALDYADIMDKKDRLEAIKKDPYYNALQIKFAFAITCHKAQGGQWPIVFVDQGYINDEMLDLEFLRWLYTGVTRATKELFLVNFNENFYPS is encoded by the coding sequence GTGTTCATCAAAAATCTGTTAATACAGCAATTTCCATGGCAGGCCACCGATCAGCAGTTGGAGGCCTTCGGATTACTGGAAGAATTTCTACTCGCTTTTGACAAGCAATCCTGCTTTGTCCTGAAAGGGTATGCTGGTACGGGAAAGACAACGTTAATTTCGACGCTGGTCAAAGTATTGCCAGCATTACGCAAAAAAGCTGTCCTGCTGGCTCCAACGGGCAGGGCTGCAAAAGTGATTACCTATTATTCGGGTCGCAAAGCACTCACCATCCATAAGAAAATCTATCGAAAAAAATCTGCTGTTTCATTTCAGCTGGATTTCACTTTAGCGGAGAACCTTTATGAAGATACGCTATTTATTATCGATGAAGCGTCAATGATATCCAATGCTCCTGTCAATGCATTTTCAGGAAGTCTTTTGGATGACCTGATCCGCTATGTGCAATCCGGGAAGAACTGTACCCTACTGTTTGTCGGAGATACCGCCCAGTTACCACCTGTAGGACTCCTGGACAGCCCCGCATTAAACCCAAGTTATCTTGAAAGTGAATTTCATCTCTGCGTTTATCCGTTTGAGCTGACCTCCGTTGTCCGGCAGTCCAGAGATTCCGGTATACTGTATAATGCGACAAAAATACGCGAAGAGATAACATCTGCAGAAGAAGATCAAGATAACTTTCCTTTTCCAAAATTCATAACTAAAGGATTCAAAGACCTTTACAGAATGACAGGTGAACGGTTAATAGAGGGGATAAACTATGCCTATGACAAATATGGACTCGAAAATACAATGATTATCTGCCGTTCAAATCGCTCAGCAAATTTGTACAACCAAAACATAAGGAACAGGATTTTGTTTCGGGACGAAGAACTGACCGGCGGAGATTATATTATGGTGGTGAAAAACAACTACTTCTGGCTGCAGGAAAACAACATGGGCGATGGGTTTATTGCCAATGGCGATATGGCCAAAGTACGAAAAGTAAGTAACATCCACGATCAGCATGGTTTTCGATTTGCAGATGTCACACTTGAATTTGTTGATATTGACGAAATAGAACCGATCACCTGCCGCGTGATCCTAGACAGCCTCTATACGGACAGTCCCAATCTGCCTTATGAGACCCAGAAGACACTCTACGAAGAGATTGCCTTGGATTATGCCGACATTATGGATAAAAAAGACCGCCTAGAAGCGATCAAAAAGGATCCCTATTATAATGCGCTTCAGATTAAATTTGCATTTGCAATTACCTGCCATAAAGCGCAAGGGGGCCAGTGGCCAATTGTCTTTGTCGACCAGGGGTATATAAACGATGAGATGTTGGATCTTGAATTTTTAAGATGGCTGTATACCGGAGTGACACGGGCAACAAAGGAGCTATTTCTCGTTAATTTCAATGAAAACTTCTATCCATCATAG
- a CDS encoding SDR family oxidoreductase → MSTSVGSLSLLSNPDWPAYNYAKYGVYEISKAALKRYTIQLAYELCDTNIKVNAVYPGLTKTDFTYFNGGEVN, encoded by the coding sequence TTGAGTACCAGCGTCGGCTCTCTTTCATTACTAAGTAATCCTGATTGGCCTGCCTACAACTATGCTAAATACGGAGTTTACGAAATATCAAAAGCGGCTCTAAAAAGGTACACAATCCAGCTAGCATATGAACTTTGTGATACAAATATTAAAGTAAATGCCGTTTATCCCGGACTTACGAAAACCGATTTTACATACTTTAATGGCGGCGAAGTCAATTAA
- a CDS encoding helix-turn-helix domain-containing protein, with product MSDNKPIRLKTISEFHKLRGLPAPKHPLISVINFEDMTDNTRIGKQSLLFDFYLISVKRDMDHKYRYGQQDYDFDEGVMFCMAPHQVLSVVREEQGKNPSGWMLMIHPDFLYDSPLATSIKRYEFFDYAVHEALFLSEDEELKMQQIIENIKQEYQGNIDRFSQNIIISQLETLFNYSHRFYQRQFITRKKASHQFLEKLEIFLDKYFEDRNIMQSGLPTVQLLSEQLNMSSQYMRSLLKSLTGHTPQQIIHEKVIEKAKEKLSTTELTISEIGYKLGFEHSQSFNKLFKAKTNMTPLGFRKSFKSINSI from the coding sequence ATGTCCGATAATAAACCGATAAGACTAAAGACCATTTCCGAATTTCATAAGCTTCGAGGATTGCCGGCACCAAAGCATCCACTTATCAGCGTGATAAATTTTGAAGATATGACCGACAATACGAGGATTGGAAAACAAAGCTTGCTTTTCGACTTTTATCTAATTTCTGTTAAACGGGATATGGATCACAAGTATAGATATGGGCAGCAAGATTATGATTTTGACGAGGGAGTGATGTTCTGCATGGCACCGCATCAGGTGCTTAGTGTAGTACGTGAAGAGCAAGGGAAAAATCCTTCCGGATGGATGCTGATGATCCATCCGGATTTTCTCTATGATTCGCCACTGGCGACATCGATCAAAAGATATGAGTTTTTCGATTATGCTGTGCATGAAGCGCTTTTCCTTTCAGAAGACGAGGAACTGAAGATGCAGCAGATCATCGAAAATATCAAACAAGAATATCAAGGCAATATTGACCGGTTTAGCCAAAATATTATTATCTCTCAATTGGAAACCTTATTTAATTACTCCCACCGTTTTTATCAGCGTCAGTTCATCACCCGCAAGAAAGCAAGCCACCAGTTTTTGGAAAAGCTTGAGATTTTTCTCGATAAGTATTTTGAAGACAGAAACATCATGCAGAGTGGATTACCAACGGTACAGCTGCTTTCCGAGCAGCTCAATATGTCGTCACAGTATATGCGAAGCCTACTCAAATCCTTGACTGGGCACACGCCCCAGCAGATCATTCATGAGAAAGTGATTGAAAAGGCTAAAGAAAAGCTTTCCACAACTGAACTAACCATCAGTGAGATCGGCTATAAACTGGGCTTTGAACATTCACAATCATTTAATAAGCTATTTAAGGCCAAGACCAATATGACTCCGTTGGGGTTCAGAAAGTCCTTTAAAAGCATTAATTCTATTTAA
- a CDS encoding DUF3267 domain-containing protein, protein MKYSVVICRFPRYYHISTDLLLLNVVRFKNLESKDFPLFFLFLSMKESNPSLGNAQELTINAVQAQLRSFAYFLPFALIFGFAFYALWPQKLSIANYKAAFPSGTAGIASLILIIIAGVIVHELIHGIIWARYAASGFRSIRFGILWKSITPYCHCKEPLKVRDYQIGAAAPGIILGILPSVVALFLGNILWLAFGLFFTMAAGGDLMIILVLNKQGRANLVQDHPSKIGCLIYPKEGLNRQ, encoded by the coding sequence TTGAAATATTCTGTAGTCATTTGTAGATTTCCTCGATATTATCATATCAGTACAGATCTTTTGCTATTGAATGTTGTTCGCTTTAAGAATTTAGAAAGTAAGGACTTTCCACTTTTTTTTCTATTTTTAAGTATGAAAGAATCCAATCCAAGTCTTGGAAATGCTCAGGAGCTAACGATTAATGCCGTTCAGGCGCAGCTTAGGTCATTTGCCTACTTCTTGCCATTTGCGCTGATCTTTGGTTTTGCCTTTTACGCTCTATGGCCGCAAAAGCTTTCTATTGCGAATTATAAAGCCGCTTTTCCGTCAGGTACAGCTGGGATTGCCTCGCTGATACTCATTATTATCGCGGGGGTGATTGTACATGAGCTTATTCATGGCATCATTTGGGCTAGATATGCCGCCTCGGGATTCCGGTCCATTCGCTTCGGCATCTTATGGAAATCCATCACGCCTTACTGTCATTGCAAAGAACCGCTGAAGGTGAGAGATTATCAGATCGGTGCGGCCGCTCCCGGTATAATCCTAGGCATATTACCTTCGGTAGTCGCCCTGTTTTTAGGCAATATATTGTGGCTGGCATTCGGACTGTTTTTTACGATGGCAGCAGGTGGAGATTTAATGATTATACTTGTGCTCAACAAGCAAGGTAGGGCAAACTTAGTACAGGACCATCCCTCCAAAATTGGCTGCCTGATTTATCCCAAAGAGGGCCTGAACCGACAATAG
- a CDS encoding DUF3822 family protein: MNYISKQFNIHYLPEYNLLVKAGFQKDVLAVVDKKSVAPIVIEYPSEEPILDATRIMSLPFRFVRVVIPHQTFTFIPKEFFLSDNISDYLQFLGTSDLENTFSYSLDNLNLVAVYQFDGLLLNRWKRLFPDAVILPEFAVVLDRAQERVSIRGSVLGIHFVAENTVDFYLFKNGVFQLYNSFEIHTLDDISYYVLNILTQFNLGDSINKVLLSGEIPNESYYKRISTYTADIEILDLKTKVVLADREVESNLTPYNVLFDSILCE; encoded by the coding sequence ATGAATTATATTTCAAAACAATTTAATATCCATTATTTACCGGAGTACAATCTTTTGGTCAAGGCCGGCTTTCAGAAAGATGTGTTGGCGGTGGTTGATAAAAAATCAGTCGCCCCCATTGTAATCGAGTATCCGTCAGAAGAGCCGATTTTGGATGCGACACGCATTATGAGCCTTCCGTTTCGATTTGTCCGCGTTGTGATACCCCATCAGACTTTTACGTTTATTCCAAAAGAATTTTTTCTAAGCGATAATATTAGCGATTATCTACAATTTTTAGGTACATCCGATCTTGAAAACACATTTAGCTATTCTTTAGATAATCTTAATTTAGTTGCTGTATATCAGTTTGATGGATTGTTATTAAATAGATGGAAGAGGTTGTTTCCTGATGCTGTGATACTTCCCGAGTTCGCTGTTGTGCTTGACCGCGCACAGGAGCGCGTTTCGATTAGAGGCAGCGTCTTAGGAATTCATTTTGTGGCTGAAAATACGGTTGACTTTTATCTGTTTAAAAACGGAGTTTTTCAGCTCTATAATAGTTTTGAAATTCATACGCTGGATGATATTAGCTATTATGTGCTTAATATCTTAACGCAATTCAACCTTGGCGATTCCATTAATAAAGTGCTTCTTTCAGGGGAAATCCCAAATGAATCTTATTATAAACGTATCTCAACGTATACTGCTGATATCGAAATATTGGATTTGAAAACAAAAGTTGTATTGGCAGATAGGGAGGTGGAATCAAATCTGACTCCGTATAATGTATTATTTGATTCTATACTATGCGAATAA
- the coaD gene encoding pantetheine-phosphate adenylyltransferase: MKIAVFPGSFDPFTLAHQDLVERAMPLFDKIIIAVGYNANKKGMLDHDERVDSISRVFNNVSGVEVHKYKGLTVEFCRQVEARFILRGLRNTSDFEFENAIAQNNLLLNNEVESYFLMSRSGTAHISSSIVRDVWFNGGDISAMVPVAVLSLLNAKK; the protein is encoded by the coding sequence ATGAAAATTGCTGTTTTTCCGGGATCATTTGACCCTTTTACTTTAGCTCATCAAGATCTTGTTGAAAGAGCAATGCCGCTATTTGATAAAATTATTATTGCGGTAGGTTATAACGCCAATAAAAAAGGAATGTTAGATCACGACGAACGGGTAGATTCAATTAGTCGTGTTTTTAACAACGTAAGTGGGGTTGAGGTGCATAAATATAAAGGCTTAACCGTGGAGTTCTGTAGGCAGGTTGAAGCCCGTTTTATATTACGTGGGCTCCGGAATACCAGTGATTTCGAATTTGAAAATGCCATTGCTCAAAATAATCTGCTGCTCAATAATGAGGTGGAAAGTTATTTCTTGATGAGTAGATCCGGAACAGCTCATATTTCTTCGTCCATTGTTAGGGATGTCTGGTTTAATGGAGGCGATATCAGTGCAATGGTGCCCGTTGCCGTCCTGTCGCTGTTGAATGCAAAAAAATAA
- a CDS encoding SDR family oxidoreductase, with protein MKVFVTGATGFVGTAVVQELLKAGHKVLGLARSEESAKKLINAGAEPHVGDLMDFESLKLGAKLSDAVIHLGFVHDFNRFPEMCILDSKVIEAIGDALVGTDKPFLITSGTALFSKDGITTENDRAMNHPHPRIATENAADDQVAKGVNVSVIRLSPSVHGEADEIGFVPLFIKIAKEKGVSAIICEGKNHWPAVHRLDAAKLYRLALEKPFEKGTRYHAVAEEGIQLKTIAAEIAERLNIPLISLNAEEAEQHFSWFTHFAKLDNQSSSTLTREMLDWTPVHPTLLEDLKGSYYFSGL; from the coding sequence ATGAAAGTATTTGTTACAGGCGCTACAGGTTTCGTAGGAACAGCTGTAGTACAGGAATTATTAAAAGCTGGTCACAAAGTTCTAGGTTTGGCAAGATCAGAAGAATCTGCTAAAAAATTAATTAACGCAGGAGCAGAGCCCCATGTTGGTGACCTGATGGATTTTGAAAGCTTAAAGTTAGGAGCCAAACTCTCCGATGCTGTGATCCATTTAGGATTTGTTCACGATTTTAATCGTTTTCCCGAAATGTGCATTTTAGATAGTAAAGTGATCGAAGCTATCGGAGATGCGCTGGTTGGAACTGATAAACCCTTTCTGATTACTTCTGGAACTGCGCTGTTTTCAAAAGATGGAATAACAACGGAGAATGACAGAGCGATGAACCATCCGCATCCAAGGATTGCTACTGAAAATGCAGCGGATGATCAGGTTGCGAAAGGCGTAAATGTTTCGGTGATCAGATTATCTCCCTCAGTGCACGGTGAGGCGGATGAAATAGGTTTTGTTCCATTATTTATAAAAATAGCAAAAGAAAAAGGCGTCTCAGCCATCATTTGCGAAGGAAAGAACCACTGGCCAGCTGTGCACCGCCTAGATGCAGCAAAGCTTTACCGCCTAGCCCTTGAAAAACCATTTGAAAAAGGAACTAGATATCATGCTGTAGCGGAAGAAGGAATTCAGCTTAAGACAATCGCTGCTGAAATTGCCGAGCGTCTCAACATCCCACTCATTTCACTGAATGCCGAAGAAGCTGAACAGCATTTTTCCTGGTTTACGCATTTTGCAAAACTGGACAATCAAAGTTCAAGTACGCTAACAAGGGAAATGCTGGACTGGACCCCGGTCCATCCGACTTTACTGGAAGATTTAAAAGGCTCATATTATTTTTCTGGGCTTTAA
- a CDS encoding aldo/keto reductase — translation MEKVKLGNSEIEFKPLVFGGNVFGWTIDEKQSFALLDAFVDMGFSLIDTSNNYSHWVPGNSGSESETIIGKWINKRDTRDKIQIATKVGGRRIDNSKPNLKKEYIIKSVEDSLLRLNVDTIDLYQSHHDDLTTQIDETLEAYHHLIQTGKIKWIGASNLSPERIEESLRIAEEHNLPAYIAIQPEYNLYDRVKYEEQYEQLAIDNHLGVISYYSLASGFLSGKYRSLDDIKEVKRYDALKNRFNARGLRILDALAEIAHSQQASMSTIALAWILHRPSVTAPIVSATSIKQLEELSRAVEIKLTPEECYLLDKASS, via the coding sequence ATGGAAAAAGTAAAACTCGGAAATAGTGAAATTGAATTCAAACCGCTTGTCTTTGGTGGAAATGTATTTGGGTGGACCATAGATGAGAAGCAATCCTTCGCTCTTTTGGATGCCTTTGTCGATATGGGATTCAGCCTGATCGATACATCTAATAATTACTCGCATTGGGTGCCGGGGAACAGCGGATCTGAATCAGAAACAATCATTGGCAAATGGATCAACAAAAGAGATACGCGTGATAAAATTCAGATTGCTACAAAAGTCGGTGGACGCCGAATAGATAATAGCAAACCTAATCTGAAAAAAGAATATATCATTAAATCTGTGGAAGATTCGCTCTTGCGCCTGAATGTAGATACAATTGATCTTTATCAATCGCATCACGATGATCTGACAACACAAATCGATGAAACACTGGAGGCTTACCATCACCTGATCCAGACTGGAAAAATAAAATGGATCGGTGCATCAAATCTCAGTCCGGAACGTATTGAGGAATCGCTCCGGATTGCTGAAGAGCACAATTTGCCCGCTTATATTGCTATCCAACCGGAATACAACCTTTACGACCGAGTGAAATATGAAGAACAGTACGAACAATTGGCCATTGACAATCACCTGGGTGTAATCAGCTACTATTCGCTCGCCAGTGGCTTCCTCTCGGGTAAATACCGCTCTTTGGATGATATAAAAGAGGTAAAGCGCTACGATGCATTAAAAAACAGGTTTAATGCCCGCGGTCTACGTATTCTAGATGCCCTGGCTGAAATAGCCCATAGCCAACAAGCAAGCATGTCAACCATTGCATTAGCCTGGATTTTACATAGACCTTCGGTTACAGCGCCTATTGTAAGTGCAACCAGTATCAAGCAGCTCGAAGAACTCAGCAGAGCTGTCGAAATCAAACTTACACCTGAAGAGTGTTACCTATTGGACAAAGCAAGCTCTTAG
- the ruvB gene encoding Holliday junction branch migration DNA helicase RuvB, protein MNENLDPNAERLSNTDRDIERALRPQAFEDFTGQAKILENLNIFVKAARLRGEALDHVLLHGPPGLGKTTLSHIIANEMGVGIKITSGPVLDKPGDLAGLLTNLEEGDVLFIDEIHRLSPLVEEYLYSAMEDFKIDIMLETGPNARSVQISLNPFTLIGATTRSGLLTAPLRARFGINSRLQYYDAKLLTTIVLRSAHILNTPISEEGAYEIARRSRGTPRIANALLRRTRDFAQIKGNGSIDKEIAKYALHALNVDENGLDEMDNKILTTIIDKFKGGPVGLKTVATAVGEDEGTIEEVYEPFLIQEGYIMRTSRGRECTEAAYKHLGRVNHSKGNTLF, encoded by the coding sequence ATGAATGAGAATTTAGATCCAAATGCAGAACGTCTCAGCAATACCGACCGTGATATTGAACGGGCATTGCGGCCTCAGGCTTTTGAAGATTTTACGGGACAGGCTAAAATATTAGAAAACCTCAATATTTTTGTGAAAGCGGCCAGGCTGAGAGGCGAGGCGCTGGATCACGTTTTGCTGCATGGCCCCCCGGGCTTAGGAAAAACGACTTTGTCGCATATTATTGCGAATGAGATGGGGGTTGGTATCAAAATTACTTCAGGACCTGTATTGGACAAACCCGGTGATCTAGCGGGGTTATTGACAAATCTGGAAGAAGGAGATGTCTTGTTTATCGATGAGATCCACCGTTTAAGCCCTTTGGTGGAGGAATATCTCTATTCGGCAATGGAAGATTTCAAAATTGACATCATGCTGGAGACAGGGCCCAACGCACGGTCTGTACAGATTTCGCTGAATCCGTTTACTTTGATTGGTGCCACCACGCGCTCGGGTCTGTTGACGGCCCCCCTGCGCGCACGCTTTGGAATTAATTCACGTTTACAATATTATGATGCAAAACTGCTGACTACTATCGTGCTGCGCTCGGCTCATATCTTAAACACACCGATATCTGAGGAAGGGGCCTACGAGATTGCGCGGAGGAGCAGGGGGACACCCCGGATAGCCAATGCTTTACTGCGCCGTACACGGGATTTTGCACAGATAAAGGGTAACGGAAGCATCGATAAAGAAATAGCGAAATATGCTTTGCACGCGCTTAATGTGGATGAGAATGGTTTAGACGAGATGGACAATAAAATCTTAACAACCATTATTGACAAATTCAAGGGTGGACCTGTCGGACTAAAAACTGTAGCGACAGCTGTTGGGGAGGATGAAGGTACGATTGAGGAAGTCTATGAACCCTTTCTGATTCAAGAAGGATACATCATGCGGACCTCGCGGGGTCGCGAATGTACAGAAGCTGCTTATAAGCATTTGGGCCGTGTCAATCACTCGAAAGGAAATACATTGTTTTAA
- a CDS encoding alpha/beta hydrolase family protein — protein MDQKVMTLEKADLSLLFAAGYKFPEPFKVKAGDGTTDLYGVMYKPFDFDSTRTYPIVEYVYPGPQTEAVNKSFGRSMDRIDRLAQFGFIVITVGNRGGHPSRSQWYHTYGYGNLRDYGLEDKKVAAEQLADRYKYIDINRVGITGHSGGGFMSTAAMLVYPDFFKVAVSGAGNHENQIYNRWWSERHHGVTEKVSAKGDTTFSYQINKNTELAKNLKGRLLIATGDIDNNVHPANSIRMVDALIKANKRFDFLLLPGQRHGFGDMTEYFFWKMGDYFSQYLLGDSKMNEVDMTEINREKPQK, from the coding sequence ATGGACCAAAAAGTAATGACATTGGAAAAGGCCGATCTGTCGTTACTTTTTGCTGCAGGTTACAAATTTCCGGAACCTTTTAAAGTGAAAGCTGGGGATGGAACCACGGATCTCTATGGGGTGATGTATAAGCCATTTGACTTTGACAGTACCAGAACGTACCCCATTGTCGAATATGTTTACCCTGGGCCTCAGACCGAAGCGGTCAATAAATCCTTTGGAAGAAGCATGGACAGAATCGACAGGCTAGCACAGTTTGGCTTTATCGTCATCACCGTTGGTAACCGTGGTGGACATCCTTCACGTTCGCAGTGGTACCACACCTACGGTTACGGTAATCTACGCGACTATGGTTTGGAAGATAAAAAAGTAGCGGCAGAACAGCTTGCTGACCGTTATAAATACATCGACATTAACCGTGTGGGTATAACTGGCCACTCCGGCGGTGGATTTATGTCTACGGCAGCGATGCTTGTCTATCCTGACTTCTTTAAAGTTGCGGTGTCTGGTGCTGGAAACCATGAAAATCAGATCTACAACCGCTGGTGGAGTGAGCGTCATCATGGCGTCACAGAAAAAGTATCCGCAAAGGGCGATACCACATTCTCGTACCAGATCAATAAAAATACAGAGCTCGCAAAAAACCTAAAAGGCAGACTACTTATCGCTACCGGAGATATTGACAACAATGTACACCCGGCTAACTCCATTCGAATGGTCGATGCACTCATTAAAGCAAACAAAAGATTTGATTTCCTGCTGTTACCCGGACAAAGACATGGTTTTGGCGATATGACAGAATATTTCTTTTGGAAAATGGGCGATTACTTTAGCCAGTATCTGTTGGGCGATTCCAAAATGAACGAGGTTGACATGACCGAAATAAATCGAGAAAAACCACAAAAATAA
- a CDS encoding MarR family winged helix-turn-helix transcriptional regulator, translating to MELNIILNLLKVQSLITKKFDGLSLHGISLTDFMILHILSSVPGNRLKRIDLAEGIGLTASGITRIISPMEKMGLVVKEANERDARVSYVKLTSAGERVFKEAKVTATQTSKNMLAGISKNELKVFASHLKGLGGDL from the coding sequence ATGGAACTCAATATTATATTAAACCTACTGAAAGTTCAGTCTCTCATCACAAAGAAATTTGATGGCCTAAGCCTTCATGGAATTAGCCTTACAGATTTTATGATCCTGCATATCCTAAGCAGTGTTCCCGGCAATCGCTTAAAGAGAATTGATCTGGCAGAAGGCATTGGTTTAACGGCATCCGGCATTACCCGGATTATTTCTCCTATGGAAAAGATGGGGCTTGTTGTAAAAGAAGCAAACGAAAGAGACGCCAGAGTCAGCTATGTGAAACTCACCAGTGCCGGCGAGCGTGTGTTTAAGGAAGCAAAGGTTACTGCGACTCAAACTTCTAAAAATATGTTAGCTGGAATATCCAAGAATGAGTTAAAAGTTTTCGCTTCTCATTTGAAAGGGTTAGGAGGAGACCTCTAA